The DNA window ATAAAATACAACGAAATATCCCTAAATTGACACTTATGGTGCATCAAGGAGCGCAACCTAACAGGATACGCTACGAAAGAGAAACTAAACGAACTCGATTTAAGTCTCATTTGTGATTGACAGAGATGGAAAAATGTGATACACTTTTGGAAATTTATCTATACGAAGGTTTGTACATAAAATGACAAAATATCCTAATCGGGCTGCACTTTATGAAGCGCATAACATATATCGGGACGCTATGCGTCCATTCATCGTTCGGTGCTTAAAAAGGGTTCGAGGCGAAAGGGTTGAAGATTTAATTCGAGATTCCTTACCCGATCCAGAAGTGGAACAATTCGAGAGCGACCTGCAAAAACACAACGGAAACATTGAAGCTGCGATGGATAGCAAGCATTTTCCGCACATTATTGGAAAATATTGGCATTGGGATCGGGCTTTCAGTCAACAATTTGATTCAAATTCAAAAATCCAATATAAGACTGGAACTATAGCGGACGGTCGAAATCTTTGGGCACATCCAGGGGTAGAGGATCTGAACTCTGACCGCACTCAGGCAGACCTAACTTACGTCGCTGAGGTACTCGGCGAGATCGGAAATAGGGAGGCAAAGGAGGCAGTTGAAACCATCCGAGATCAACTTTTTTCTGATGAAGTTGAAGAACATCCAGCGGAAGTAGAGAATGCTGCTCTTAAGGAAAACCTCGCGGATATGACTAAGCAGCTTGATGAAGCGAAAGCAGAAAAAACTGAATTGGAGAAACAAATCAAGACTAAATCAGATCGGCTGACAGAAATGGAGAGAGAATGGCTTGCTTCCGAAGAACGTCTTGAAGAAGCGGAAGTAGAGAATGCTGAATTGAAAAAGTGTCTCTCGGAAGCAGAAAATCGTCTAAGAACTGTCGAATCGGAGAGGGACGAACACATCAAAACCTTGACGGAACAGCCGAGGACGGTAGAAGCGGAGAAGACTATATTGGAGGAACGCCCCAAAAATTTGCCAAAGCAGCCAGAAATTAAGGAGTGGCGAAGGAAAATTTGGAAACAATTGTGCGACTATGCAGCTCAAAAGGACACTCCAGTTAGATTTCATAAACCGGGTTCGGAAAATTACTTAAACGTTAGCAGAAGTTTGATAGCTCTTACTGGCTTTAACATGAAGGTGTGGTTGGGCAGGGACAATAGGGAAATTGCCATCCGGCTTTATATGTCAAAACAAAATTTTTACATCCTTGAGAAACAGCGGAAAGAAATTGAGCAGGAGTTTTGTGAATCTCTTGAATGGGAGAAGTTACCTCAGCGTAGTGATAGCCGGATTTCCTTACGTAAAGATATCATTGATCCGACAGATGAATCAGACTGGCAAAACCAGCACGAATGGGTTATCTCAAAACTTGAAAAATTCCATAAAAAATTCAATGAAGTCTTTCTACCGAGAATCCAGGAACTCAATACCTCCAATTCGCTATCCGAAGACGAGGAGGACTTGCCGCTAAATACTGCTACACTTAATGAGGTAGTTATCTCCCCAGAAGATTTTGAATCATGGATAGAAGACGAAGAACCATGGGATGAGGCAGATGAGGACAATGTTTTTTCAAACGAAGTGTATACAGAATCCCAAAGTTATTCCGAGAGTCCTGCGAAGTCTCCAAAATATCAGCGGAAATGGCGGCGACCTGGGGCGGTAGCTGCTCTCCGTGACCCTGCCGAGATTCAGGAGGCTGAGGCAAAAATTGCGAACATTCTCAATCCGCGTGAAAAAACTCGTTTAGAGCGTGAATTGCGTGAGGCAAAACGCGCCGTGGATGGTTTTTGATTTTATGAACCGTAATTTACACAATGGAATCAGCGAACTCGCTGGAGCTAGTCGTCAACGCTTGGCAGATGCGAGAGCACTTCTCAATGCTGCTCGGTGGCGGGGAGCAATGTACGTTGGAGGTTATGCAGTAGAGTGTCTCTTGAAAACGAAATTGATGCACATCTACAATTGCCAAAATTTGCACGCGTTAGAGGACCTACTTCGGCAACGTTCTATACTTCCCGC is part of the Candidatus Poribacteria bacterium genome and encodes:
- a CDS encoding DUF4268 domain-containing protein yields the protein MTKYPNRAALYEAHNIYRDAMRPFIVRCLKRVRGERVEDLIRDSLPDPEVEQFESDLQKHNGNIEAAMDSKHFPHIIGKYWHWDRAFSQQFDSNSKIQYKTGTIADGRNLWAHPGVEDLNSDRTQADLTYVAEVLGEIGNREAKEAVETIRDQLFSDEVEEHPAEVENAALKENLADMTKQLDEAKAEKTELEKQIKTKSDRLTEMEREWLASEERLEEAEVENAELKKCLSEAENRLRTVESERDEHIKTLTEQPRTVEAEKTILEERPKNLPKQPEIKEWRRKIWKQLCDYAAQKDTPVRFHKPGSENYLNVSRSLIALTGFNMKVWLGRDNREIAIRLYMSKQNFYILEKQRKEIEQEFCESLEWEKLPQRSDSRISLRKDIIDPTDESDWQNQHEWVISKLEKFHKKFNEVFLPRIQELNTSNSLSEDEEDLPLNTATLNEVVISPEDFESWIEDEEPWDEADEDNVFSNEVYTESQSYSESPAKSPKYQRKWRRPGAVAALRDPAEIQEAEAKIANILNPREKTRLERELREAKRAVDGF